The Indicator indicator isolate 239-I01 chromosome 21, UM_Iind_1.1, whole genome shotgun sequence region CTCTGTGGTAGAAATAGTTAAAATTGGAGACAATCACTGGCACTGGTAAAGCAATGGTTAACACTCCCGCAATGGCACACAGGGACCCAACTATTTTCCCCCCCACAGTTATGGGTTTCATATCCCCATAACCAACTGTAGTCATGGTCACTACAGCCCACCAAAAGGCATCTGGGATGCTTTGAAAATGGGTGGCAGGCTCATCAGCTTCTGCGAAGTAAACAgcactggaaaacaaaatgactccaataaaaagaaaaaagatgaggaGGCCAAGTTCCCTCATGCTGGCCCTGAGTGTGTGACCCAGGATCTGCAAACCCTTGGAGTGCCTGGAGAGCTTGAAGATGCGAAACACCCTGACCAGACGGATGATCCTCAGGATGGCAAAAGACATGGCCTGCTGACCGttactgccctgctcctgcgcCAAGTCAGTGCCCAGTGTAATGAAGTAAGGCAAGATGGAAACAATGTCTATGATGTTCATGACGTTCTTGATGAACTGTGCTTTGCTTGGACATGCAAAGCAGCGCACTGTAAACTCAAAGGAGAACCAAATGATGCACACTGTCTCTACAATGAAAAAAGGGTCGTTGAAGATGGTGTGCTCCCCAGAATACAGGTGAAGTGACTCATTGGAAAGCCCCTTCCCTAGGCTCAGGGACACGAGGAATTCTTTGTCATCTCTGAACTCGGGCAAAGTTTCCAGACAAAAGATAACGATGGAGATCAAGATGACCAAAACAGAGACAATAGCAATGCCTCTGGCTGGAGTGGAGCTCTCCGGGTACTCAAACAGCAGCCAAACCTGCTTCTTAAATTCGTTCTCTGGcaaaagtttctcctcttcctctttgacAAACCCTTCATCCTCCCTAAACTTGAGCATGGCCTCTTCCCCAAGTTGGTAGAATTTCACCTCCTCAGAGAAGATGTCAAAGGGTACATTGACTGGCCTTTTCAGCCGACCACCACTCTGGTAGTAGTACAGGATGGCATCAAAGCTGGGCCGATTTCTATCAAAGAAGTATTCATTCCTGAGAGGGTCAAAGTATCTCCCTCGCTTTGCAGGATCACCCAACAGCGTCTCTGGGAACTGAGCTAACGTCTTCAGCTGGGTCTCAAACCGCAGTCCTGACACGTTGATTACCACACGCTCACAACACTCGTACTCACTGTAGCGGACAGAGCTGTAACCCCCAGGGCCTCCACCGTCATCAGGTGGCTGATCCAAGTATGAAAACTCATCCTCCCCATAGTCATCACTGTAGTAcagctttccttcttcctcatcatcttcatcctcctcttcatcctcctcttcctcctcactcaCGTCCTTCAGTATTCTCTCTTCAGAACCactgagaggcagcagctcagaacAGGGGAAGGAAGCCCCACATTCCCTACTTCCTAAGTGGTggctcctcttcttccctttcttctgcctcttaCCGCTGTGCCGGTGGGGCATGCTGCCCCGTGACGCGTTCCCACCATGAGAGGAGGATGCACCTCGACTCTCTTCTTGATGATAGTGGTGATATGGTCCACCTCCACCTGTTGCCCCACCTTCTActgctgctgtcgctgctgctACGGCTGCAGCTGCTGCGGCTCTTGACTGTGCCAGCCGCTCTCTCTCTCGGGCCCGAGCTTGGACTGCATATCCATAGGGCATGTGGCTGTTGCACCCAGAGCTATCTGCACTCACCATTGCAACCTCCATTTTGCaactgcttgcctttttttttttttaaatcctttaatgcaaaaagattttgttttatttacagTGTAACCTTAACTTTTGCTAGaaagctcaaagccatttgAGCTGGACATAGAGCAGGGCAAAACAGCTGTAACATTGAACTGGTATTTTGGAGAACCACAGAcctgcattttcttcttgtcCAGAACATTTGACACAAACTACTGGTTTGTAATAAGAAAAGATGAAGCTCTCAAATTGAACCAGGGGACAGCTGAGGCCTTGTTCTTTCATCCACCAACcccctttattttcatttatctcCTGTGGCTATCGCAGAGGCAGAAGCATAGCTACCTTGTAGGCTTCAAAGACTGcattcaagaggaaaaaatatgcAAATCAGAGGATACCTGCTCTCCACAGATGGTTTTAGTTCATCATTGCAACCAAATGCAAATAGTCTCTTTCCTCATAATTTGTTCCTGGTAGAGCTTTGGTTTAGCAATCTTATTGTTTAATATCATTACTTAGGAAGTAGACATTAATTCCAGCCATCACTTTATTTACACAGTGAGGAGGTCTCTGCAAATCCTTTCTTCAGCCTATCAACGTCTCAAACCTGGGAGCAGCACCCAAGGTGTCAGCAGCAGCGgtaagaggaagaggaggaggaggaagagatgaaGACTAAGAAGCTGGCTCTGAGGTCCCCATAGGACATAAGGGAGTGGATGGGTCACCCTTTGGTTATGGTCATGCAGAAGAAGCACTTAACCTGAGGCACAtgcacaaaacacacaaaaataaacagaataaaaggggaaaagattGGCTTGTTTTCCTAAAAGGTCACACTGATCAAATGAAACAGTGTCATTTATTACCACAGTATTCAAATCTTCCCCTACCCACACTATTCACACTTCTACAttacacacacacccacatcACATGCACAGAGATTTTGAACGACTCTGTGGGTAAGAATGTGGGTGGGCATGTCACATATATAAAGGCAGAGATACAAAATCCCCACCCATATAAGCACTTGCATCCACACACAAACATATGCATGCTTCTGAAACACCAACACATgtaaacacaaataaaaatactgcAATACACAGTGCATTCAGGTCTTCGAGTACCTACGTAATAGATACACCTCCACACACCTATACCAAAtactaaaaaataaatgtatctgCACAAAGAgcttttgttatatttataGAAACACATGAGGCAGGAATGTCACGTTTTCATCTAGCACTGTGTTTCAATCAGAACGAACATCTCACTGGATTTAATTAGGAAATGGGCACGTACGATGCTCACTCAAGTGAAAATTCTCTAATGTATGTCAAGAAAACACAACTGCAGGTGCACTGAAGCAACGTCTACatgcaagcacacacacacaaaaatacacTCACACCCCCCTGTGAAACAGAAGCCTCATTTATAGCTCCATCTATTAATACGTGACAGAAGGTGAATATGAACTACTAAATGatgctattttaaaaatcatacCTACGTGCCATGCAGAAAAAGACCTGAAAAACGCTATCATACTTACAGTTCCCAGTCAGAGAAACAGCAATGCTGCTCTTGCTAATATAAGGATCTGGTGACAGCAGTCCTGAGGAGGGGGCTATGCCAGCCGCTCTGCATTTGCAGGTGTGTGTGGTCAGTCGGCACCACAGGTTGAGGAGTTCTTTCTCTCCGTTCTTCCCGGTTGCAACAAGAGCGCCGGGAGTGCGCGGGCGAGGCGGCTCTGCACAGCCACAGGCACTGGCACCGCTGCTCGCCCAGGCATTGGCGAAAGGCAACGAGCGAGAGTCCTGTTccgaaggaaaaaaaatgaaggcggcgtgcttgtgtgtgtgagagatggAATGAATGGATCAGCGTGGTCACTAGTCTTTCCAAGCCCAGCTTTCGCAGGAGATTTGTAAATCGACGTGAAATAATCCGCGTAGCGAGCCCGCTCCCACAGAGGGCAGGACGGCTGTCGCCTCTTGCAGCCTCTCCCCCACGGACGGCCACACGGCAGCGGCTCAGCCAGCACCCGCCGGCACCATCCACTTGTTGTGCCGCTTTTTGGTAAATGCTTACAAAAAACTCCGAGCcaagaccaaaacaaaacagataaaAAACCCTACCAAGAGGAGATAGCAGCTCTCAGCCGCAAAGCTTTCACTGCCTGGCTGTGACCAGCTGCGGCTAGCAACCCTGGCAGCCGGTGGCCGCGCTGCAGGGGTGCTCCGGCAGCCGGTCCGGTCGCTCGGCCCAGCCGCTGGCCCCCACCCGCCggcagacacagacagagcCGCGGAGCTTCCCCGCgcctgccttcccttctctcttttcccttcccgGCCCGCCGTCGGCCCCTCGCGGCCAAGCCCCGCACTGCGCTTGGCGCGGCGCGGCTCGGCACGGCTCGACTGGGCACCTCCGCCTCACCCCGTTTCTCCCCTTTCCTTGGATTATTGCATTAATTCCCGAAATGTCTTTTCCAGCGCTGCATACGGCATGGGTTGGCTAGCAAGCCTGTGTGCTCAAAGTCACGATGCAAGTCCCGGCTCCTGTTCTCTGGGGTTtctcttaagaaagaaaattacatCGTTGAGGTGACTCAGAGAATTTCAAAACTAAGTGCTCATCAAGTTtcccagaaaaaggaaagagctcCCCCCACCTCCACTCTGCTCGCCCCAAAGCCTCCAACGGTAcaagcaaaccagaaaacagcccttgctgctccagcccagcatGCCCAGGCCAACACACAGCCTGCCAGTTTCACAGCTTTTGGAAATGAAGGCAAATCAACTTTTACTCCTAATTCTACACCTACACACAACTACAATTCTACCATCTCAAAGAAaacccctccaacccaaacacctAAGTGTTGGCACTCCTActtaacatgaaaaaaaaaaaaaaaaaaaaaaaaaaagaagatttggTGCTTTAAAGCACTGTAGATAGAATCAAGGAAGCAACATGTCAACATGTTCagcaagtgggtttggaattttttttcattgcctAGCTCCACTGCTCCTCCACAGTCCAGAGAAACCAAGAGAGTCTGGTGACTGTTTCCCTTCAGATTCCCAGTGGCACAACCCAGATGTCTGTGTCACCTCTGTCTCTGCTACCTACATCAGTTAGCGCTCATACTCTTGAACCCATTCATTCCAGTAAATGCTGAAACATTTCATCTAGCTTTTGCCTTTCTTCCAAAGTTTCAGATGCTTTTTCTTGTTCTCATCTCATGTGACTGTTAAACTGAAAAAGTTAGTGGACATCAATTATAAGGACAAGGTGAACCAGACCAATCACTTCAgtagactttttcttttttaatagttAATGCACATACTTGAGCAAAAAGTAAACTGTGATGTACAAGGGGACACACATATAGCACACAGAGAACACTGGGAAGGGGAGAAGCAGAACAGCTTTTTTATAAATCCATTCTAATGTGATAGGGATCACATAACTACATGCAGTTCAgctgacctcagaggtcttgtTTAATCCAATTTTAAACTGATTTCAgtgaacaaaagaaaagctttaaatATTTACAGGTGAATACAGTGACTCGTTTCATTCAGCTTTGTGTTTTCATAGTATTAagagtaatttttatttaaaagatattacattccctctgctccttcatATTCATAAGGGATACTATTATTGGTAGAACAAAGAGAGAATACGTACATGTCATTGTCTGAGATAGCACTGAATTAAGAATATTATGGTACAGCAGAGGATCTGTAAGGTATGCTAGCATATGGATTCCTTCTGCTTTACAGTGATCTTGAGGAGAAATACATGTCATTATTGCTTATCTGTGCATACAGTGCcagaaaaacacccaacaatTTAATATATTTGCATGCAAAGGGAACATGAGATTTAAAAAGCTTGACTTCTGTTGTTCTGCCCAGTATTAATTTATGCTATCCCTCAATTGCTGCAATTCACACTGGCAGAGTCTGGCCTCAGCCCAACATTAATCTTCCTGCTGTAATCAAGAGTAATACTGCACTACAGATCAGTACCTACTTGCACTTCTAGACCATAtaaataggaaataaaatacCAACTAAAAGGGAATTACTCTATTTCTCTTttagtcattttttttttttttactctcctATTCTTTCCTATGCTTGCTTCACTATTTATCTATTAACCTCTCAAGGCAACTCAGCCAGCTTCCCCTAAGGTCAGGAACTTCTTTTAAAACTACAAAATGTTGAGGCAGTGGGTACTCAGGATAAAGTGAAAATACTATGATTACTACATAATTTCAGATGTGATGAAACCTGCTTCagaacatttttcctttttctttttccctcccattCTCAGCTGATTACACTACTGGAGACCTTTAGGTACCAAAATAGCAGTGAATTCTTGCATCCAGACACTAGTTTTTCTCTCCCAGTGTTTGTAGTGCTGTTAGGGAATTCACATTTTATTCATATTTAACTAACCAAGCTCAGTAAGACACCCATGTCAAAGAAACTGGCTGGAGTACTCTTCTTTTGAATGTGCCTGGCACTGCTTCATGAGGTACCTGGCAGAACAGAATACAGCCTATTCTCAGTTAGTTCGTACACACAACATACATGAATAGCACATCTGTTCACTACTTGTACTGCAACAGGCTAATCCAAGGAAGCTGACACCCAGAGAACAGCAAGCCTTTTATACTTTCTTGGGTATGCAAACCCACTGCCATTTACCATTGGGTTTAGGATGAATAGTAGTAAAAACACCGATGATATTTATATTTGCAGAATCATTTCTTGTACCAGGGTACAGACCTACACAAAAACTAGGATAAAAATACCATGTGTGGTTTATTTTTGGACTTGAATGTTTCTCTGTTCATTTTGGGCAGACAGGATAGCATGGAGAGAAAGCCTTCAACTAAAAAATTGTGTGGAAATGGAGGTACCTTACTTACATTCTTGGTCCCACCTCAGCTTTCCAAGATCGCCAGAGCTACATTGCTCTTAATGCTGATCTCCTTTTTCCAGTATAACCAGGATCATTTCCCACCTTTTtttctgccccccccccccaacaatttggttttgtttagaaTGGAGGAACTTGGATCAGGCAATGCCCCTTCTTACATATATGACAAGTAGTAGCAAGCAGTGTGGATCTCTGGTTTGGATACTATTGTAATTAACTTGTGAAGAAAATGAGTTAGATTCATGGAATTACTTAAATTACTGTGTCACTGGATTTGCTCTACTTCTGTATTCAAGAAGCAGTGTATTCTTCTGCATATGCAATTTTCAAACTATGCTAACTCTTAAATGTAATAATTAGGAAATCTGGAAATATCAGGTGCTAAATTCTGACTTGCATATCTATTTGTCTAGATCAGATAACATCATGAGGACATGGCAGGCTAATTTCTCACTGGGATTTTATCAGGAATGCTTTGGAGGAAAATTAAGTAGTATAAGGAATGTACTTTGAAAATTATCTTTTTGGAGGAAACTTGCATTTCAAGACATTAAGGATTGTTTTCAGTAGTGCTTGGAAGAGCCAAGGTACAACTAACACATCAAAGTAATCAAGCCTGTACATCAGAGCTAACCTGTTGAATGAAGCACCCATTCTGTTGCCTTTTATTAGGAGGGAAAAGGCAATAGTGTCCTGGAAATTGCATGCTGcccttccagtgtttcacttcATGTTCAAGCAGAGCTGTCACATGTAGGTAAGGGAAGACtgcagccaacagcatcctatCTCTGTTTATGCACCACAGCAGATAAAGCTGTAAGATACTAACTGTCACAGCCTGATTAGTGCAGCCCAACACAGAGGTCCCAAAAGCGGCACCACATCCTGGCAGTTCAAATAAATAGTTTGCATATACAGATCTGATATAATCTGTAGAGAGCTGATCTTTTGTACACTGTAAACAGTACTTCCCGGCAAATCACTAGTTACAACTAGCTCTTTTCCACTCCCAATTCAGTAAAAAACCCACCTCCTTATCAACCCCTAAATTTAGAAAAATCTTGTGGTTCTCAGGTGCAGTTTAACTACAGCAAGTTTCCTCACATCTGTGTTTAAGCATGGGAGCTCTCACTGTGTTATTAGGTGCCACTTGGCATTGCTTAATGATTGTTAAACACAAAAAGAGGCAGGAGTTGTCATACACAGACCCAAACCTAATCTGTTGTTGCTTAAGAACAAAATTTTCATTCATATGAGATCCTAaaaatggattgaaacttgGCACTTTTAGAAACTTGGCAGCATACCTGTGTTAAAATTCTGTGCTAGAAATTAGAACGTGGAAATCCCGACCCAAATATTAACCTCAGCATGGAAGCCCAAGCTTGAAAGTCTTACTGAGCATGTTGCTAAACTCAGAGAGTTAAGTAAGTGGATTAAGGGTCCAGGTACTTCAGATATTTTCAGTCTAATATAGATTAATTTCCTTCCCACATTGAAGTTAAAAGCTTCAACAAGTTGTTCAGGATTAGACCCTTATAGCTAATCCATGGAACTGGAACCTTTAGTAGCCCACAGATAGCTCTGTATCCCACAGAGCAAGTTAAATATATAATTTAAGAACAGCTTATTGCATTCCCCATGTGGATCTGGATAAATGCCACATAAAGCTATTAGAAATCTAGCTTCCATCTGAAGCAGTTTGAAAATGGACTTTCATTTTTGTCATAATTCTCTGAACCCATTGACTAAAGGAGTGTAATGCTGAATGTGGTGAGGTTTCTGGTGAGCTCGAGATGAGCTATAAATCCCTCTGTAATAACTGAGAGGGCCTAAACTATCTAGCTCTTAGATCCCCTTACTTGACTCTCAGCAGTGAACTCTCTTACGAATACAGCAGTGCTACACAAAAAGGAGTGTTGATGTGCCAGTTCTGAAAGCAtcctctgcactggctgtgCTGCAAACATTCACCCTGCTTCTCTGCACCACCATCTCAACATGCTATGAAATGGATTAATCGATGAGAAtattgcacacacacagccaccaGACTAACAATATACCACTTTCTGTCCACAAGTAAAAATAATAACTTGAAACTAGACTGAAgttaaacaaaacaaccccctgccatggtctgGTTTTATGTCTTGCCGTGCCATTGTCCTTCTAATTTGTTGAACATGTACTCTCTTatgtaaaataattttagaTCATtatagtaataaaaataaataagtattAGCTACAGGAATAGACTCCCTTCTGATTAAAATGACCTTTACAAGGCAAATTCATGTTCAGGAATGTTCACAAGGAGttttaataaagcaaaaccaaaagaactAACATATAAAAATCCAGTACATCTTTTACCAGGACAGGCTCATTGTCCTCTCTGCCAGGCACACTTCAGG contains the following coding sequences:
- the KCNA4 gene encoding potassium voltage-gated channel subfamily A member 4; this encodes MEVAMVSADSSGCNSHMPYGYAVQARARERERLAQSRAAAAAAVAAATAAVEGGATGGGGPYHHYHQEESRGASSSHGGNASRGSMPHRHSGKRQKKGKKRSHHLGSRECGASFPCSELLPLSGSEERILKDVSEEEEEDEEEDEDDEEEGKLYYSDDYGEDEFSYLDQPPDDGGGPGGYSSVRYSEYECCERVVINVSGLRFETQLKTLAQFPETLLGDPAKRGRYFDPLRNEYFFDRNRPSFDAILYYYQSGGRLKRPVNVPFDIFSEEVKFYQLGEEAMLKFREDEGFVKEEEEKLLPENEFKKQVWLLFEYPESSTPARGIAIVSVLVILISIVIFCLETLPEFRDDKEFLVSLSLGKGLSNESLHLYSGEHTIFNDPFFIVETVCIIWFSFEFTVRCFACPSKAQFIKNVMNIIDIVSILPYFITLGTDLAQEQGSNGQQAMSFAILRIIRLVRVFRIFKLSRHSKGLQILGHTLRASMRELGLLIFFLFIGVILFSSAVYFAEADEPATHFQSIPDAFWWAVVTMTTVGYGDMKPITVGGKIVGSLCAIAGVLTIALPVPVIVSNFNYFYHRETENEEQTQLMQNAVSCPYLPTNLLKKFRSSSSSSTEDKSEYLEMEEGVKESLCVKEKKSQDTGNSSESEKKNCVNSNSVETDV